Within the Halobaculum limi genome, the region CATCTGCGCCCGTCGACAGCGTCTCCTCGTCGGGCGTCACCGCGAGCGTCACCGCGCCGTCGACGGGGTCGGCCGCCAGAAAACCCGCGAGCAACGCCGCGAGCGGCCCCTTCGCGTCACACGACCCGCGACCGCGGATCACGTCGTGACCAGCATCGTCGGTCGTTCGCTCGAACGAGACGTGCGGCGGGACGGTGTCGATGTGCGTGTTGAAGACGACGTGTGGCCCTGCGTCGGGGTTACCCTTCGTCGCCCGAACGTTGCCAGCGTTGTCGACCCACGGCTCTGTGCCGTGGTCGGCGAGGGTGTCGACGAGGAACTCACGCATCTCGTCGGACGACTCCTGTGACTCGATGGGAACCGCGGCTTCGAGGAACGCAACCGGGTCGAACGCTTCGGTCGCGTCGCTCATTCTTCGCCCTCCGTCGCCTCCCCAGACTCGTCGCTCGACCCTACGTCGACCGCGAGGTCGATCGTGAACTCGCGCTCTGCTGGCCCGGTGAGCGTCGCCGGGCCGTCGTCGGGCACCGTTATCGAGAGCGTGCCGCCCGGTGGCGAGACGGCCAACTCCGTGTGCGTCGTGAGACCGAGTTCGCGAGCGACCGCGCCGACGGCGACCGCACCCGTCCCGCACGCCAGCGTCTCGCCCTCGACGCCACGCTCGAACGTCCGCTGGTCGAACGTGTCGGGTCCCGTCTGCGTCGCGAGAGTGACGTTCGCTCCTTCGGGGAAGGCGGCGGCGTGGCGAACCGGCGGTGCGGCCGCGTCGAGGTCGACGGCGTCCACGTCGTCGACGAACGCGACCGCGTGGGGAACGCCGGTGTCGACGGCGGTGACGGTGAGTCCTTCCACCGACTCCTCGACCAGCGGACTGTCCCGGTCGGCGGCCAACGGCACGTCGACCGGGTCGAACGACGGCCGACCCATCTCCACGGTGACGCGAACTGCGTCGCTGTGGTCTCCCCCGTCGCCTTCACCGGCCGCGTCGAGTATCTCCGCTCGACGGACGCCTGCGGGCGTGTCGAGGTCGACGACCGTCGCGTCGGTTCGCTCGTGGACCCACGCGGCGGCACACCGCGCACCGTTGCCGCACATCTCTGCGATGGAGGCGTCAGGTTGGACGAGCGTCATCGTCGCTCGGGCGACACCCTCAGCGTCGGCGTCGCCGTCGTCGGTGATGTTCATAAACAGGACGCCGTCTGCGCCGGTTCGCTCCGCCCCAGCGACGCCAGTCTCGCGGTCGCAGTGGTGGACCGCGAACGCACCTCGGTCGGGCACGTCCTCGTCGGCGTCGACCACGAGGAAGTCGTTGCCCGTGCCGTGGTACTTGACCGCGGGAACCGTGCGAGTCTCGGCGACTTCGGTATCGGCGTCGACGGACTCGCTCATCGCTCGCCACCTCGTTCAGGCCGCGTCACGTCGCGAATCGTCTCCCTGGCGCGGAGGACGTCGCCGTCGACGCTCACCTCCGCGGGTCGCGGGCGCGAGTTGTACGTCATCGCCATCTCGTAGCCGTACGCACCGGCGTTCCCGACGGCGAGGAGGTCGCCACGCTCGGGAACCGGCAGGTGACGTCCGTCACAGAAGGTGTCGCCCGTCTCGCAGATGGGGCCAGCGACGGTGACGGGGCCAGTTTCACGACTCCCGTCCGGCGGTCCACCACCGACGTCGAGGTTCCGAATCGCGTGGTATGCGTCGTACATCGCCGGGCGAAGCAGGTCAGTCATCCCCGCGTCGACGCCGGCGACCGTCGTCTCGGGCGTCGGCTTCACGGTGTTCACTTCGCTCAGGAGGACGCCCGCGTCGGCGACGACGTAGCGACCGGGTTCGACCGCGAGGCGGGCGTCCACGTCGCCGAGTGCGCCACGTGTCGCATCGGCGACGCTGTCCAAATCGAGGGGCTCGTCGTCCTCGCGGTACGGGACGCCGAAGCCGCCGCCGACGTCGACGTACTCCAACTCTCCCACGCCGCGTGCCAACTCGCCCATCCGGGCGACGAGGTCTGCGTGGGCGTCGAGGTCCTCCTCGC harbors:
- the dapF gene encoding diaminopimelate epimerase, whose product is MSESVDADTEVAETRTVPAVKYHGTGNDFLVVDADEDVPDRGAFAVHHCDRETGVAGAERTGADGVLFMNITDDGDADAEGVARATMTLVQPDASIAEMCGNGARCAAAWVHERTDATVVDLDTPAGVRRAEILDAAGEGDGGDHSDAVRVTVEMGRPSFDPVDVPLAADRDSPLVEESVEGLTVTAVDTGVPHAVAFVDDVDAVDLDAAAPPVRHAAAFPEGANVTLATQTGPDTFDQRTFERGVEGETLACGTGAVAVGAVARELGLTTHTELAVSPPGGTLSITVPDDGPATLTGPAEREFTIDLAVDVGSSDESGEATEGEE
- the lysA gene encoding diaminopimelate decarboxylase, translated to MSAEQSDDAASSAADGGPAVRRLVDWDADRLRELAADHGTPLYVTDLDRVRENCARISAAFPDADRRYAVKAHTGRAVLETVRDAGLDAECASAGEVRRALDAGFDGSRLHYTAVNPPAPDLNAVVEWWEENPEMTITVGARDTLDRLADRGFDGRVCVRVNPGVGAGHHEKVRTGAAPKFGVPYDRAAEVVADARDRFEVVGVHAHAGSGIHGEEDLDAHADLVARMGELARGVGELEYVDVGGGFGVPYREDDEPLDLDSVADATRGALGDVDARLAVEPGRYVVADAGVLLSEVNTVKPTPETTVAGVDAGMTDLLRPAMYDAYHAIRNLDVGGGPPDGSRETGPVTVAGPICETGDTFCDGRHLPVPERGDLLAVGNAGAYGYEMAMTYNSRPRPAEVSVDGDVLRARETIRDVTRPERGGER